A single Triticum dicoccoides isolate Atlit2015 ecotype Zavitan chromosome 2A, WEW_v2.0, whole genome shotgun sequence DNA region contains:
- the LOC119356379 gene encoding norbelladine synthase-like gives MAMRRNKVHEFEADVPAAELWGLYGTLRAAELLPELLPQVLAKIQLVSGDGDVGTILELTFAPGIPGLETYREKFIKVDNENYIKEAQTIDGDILKLGFLYYMVRFEIIAKGPSSSVIRSTIVYEINEETHPGLEAMVSTGPLAATAEKFAGYLKEQKIPQSS, from the exons atggcgatgaggaggaacaaggtTCACGAGTTCGAGGCCGATGTGCCCGCCGCCGAGCTATGGGGGCTCTACGGCACGCTCCGTGCGGCCGAGCTGCTGCCAGAGCTTCTCCCGCAGGTGCTCGCCAAGATACAGCTCGTGAGCGGCGACGGCGACGTCGGCACCATCTTGGAGCTCACATTTGCTCCAG GGATCCCTGGCCTGGAGACATACAGGGAGAAATTCATCAAGGTTGACAATGAGAACTACATCAAGGAGGCACAGACGATCGACGGAGACATCCTGAAGCTCGGGTTCCTCTATTACATGGTCAGGTTCGAGATCATCGCCAAAGGACCCAGTTCTTCAGTGATAAGATCGACCATTGTGTATGAGATAAATGAGGAAACTCACCCCGGGCTTGAAGCTATGGTCAGCACCGGACCTCTGGCTGCAACTGCTGAGAAATTTGCAGGGTACCTCAAGGAGCAGAAGATCCCTCAGAGCAGTTAA